The segment GCCGGAGGACCTGACCATCCAGCGCTCCGCCTTCGAGGACGACCGGCCGACGCTGTTCTGCATCACCAAGTACCTTCCCGACATGGGAGCGGCCAGGAAGAAGGTGACGGTGACCTTTGACGAAGCCTGGGAGAAGTCGCTGGACATCCCCGGCTTCTCGGCCGACCAGCTGGAGGGCGACACGTGCTTCTACGAGGAGATCGCCCCCGCGGGGAACGCGGCGTAGCAGCGATGCACCCGGCACACTCCGCGAACGCGGAGGTGCCGGGCACCCCGCCGGGCGGAGCTTCCCGAACCAACGTGCGCCGCGGCAACGGCTCCATCCTCCCGAGCTGGCTGGCGCACGCGCTCACGAACCTGCCACGTACTCGGCTCTGGCGTGGCGACGAGAAAGAAGAACGGACCGCGCTTTACACAGAGACACGGAGGGGACAGTAAAGGACTAACGAGAGGTTCCCTGTGCCTTCCCGCTCGCACTAACGCACCAACACAGTGCCGTTCGCCATCCTGCAGGCGGCCGCAACAGGAGGTCCCATGCCACCCCCCTTCCGCTCCCTGGGATCGGCCGGATTCGCCGATCTCCTGGGCCGCTTCGTGTTCACGCGGCGCATCGACACGGTGCACCTTCACCACACCTGGCGGCCGAACCACGCCGAGTACCGGGGGCACGACACCATCGTGGGGATGTGGCGCTACCACACCCGCGAGAACGGGTGGAGCGACATCGCGCAGCACCTCTCGATCGCGCCCGACGGCACGCTGTGGCTGGGGCGCGACTGGAACGCGGCCCCCGCCAGCGCCGCCGGGCACAACGGGAGCGCCAGGGCCGGGCCCTTCATGATCGAGATGATCGGCAACTTCGACGTCGGGCGCGACCGGCTGCAGGGCGCTCAGCGCGCGGCGATGATGGACGTGATCGCGCGGGTGCAGCGGCGCTTCGGGCTCCCCGCGGAGGCGCTCCGCTTCCACAGCCAGATGTCCGGCAAGACGTGCCCCGGAAGCTCGCTCAGCCGCGCGCAGGTGGTGGCCGAGGTCGCCACGCGTCACGTGGCGCTGGGCCCCGCCGCGCCCCCCGACGCAGACGACGCACACGGCCGCCGGCCTCCCCCGCTCGCTCGCGGCGGCGCTGGAAGGCGGGACGGCCGATGGTGAAGTAGACGCCACACCGCGCGGCCCGGTGCCGCGCTAAAGGGATAGAGGGATCATGACACGCGTTCTTCAGACGATGCTCGCGCAGGAAAACCTCCCCTTTTTCACCAACGACTGGGAGGGCGTTCTCAAGGTGCTCGGGGTGGTGCTCAGCATCGCGGGCCCGGTGATCCTCTCGGTGTGGAAGATCATGCAGGGGCCGCTCCAGGGGCAGATCGACGGCCTGGGGCGCCGCCTGAACGAAACGCAGACCTCCTGCACTCAGAACGCCGTGGCGCTGGAGGACACGCGCCGCCGCGCCGAGCGTGCCGAGTTCGAGGCCTCCGCCGCCGGCAAGGCGGTGGCCCGCCTGGAGACGGTGGTGGCCGCGCTGGGCGAGCAGTCGCAGGTGAACAAGGCGGAGATCGTGGAGCAGTTTCAGCATCGCGCGCAGGACATGCTGGAGGCCGTGCACGAGATCGAGAACTCGCTGGTGCGCGTGGAAACGGTGCTGGAGCTGGAGGCGCGCCGCCGCCGCAAGGAGACGTGAGCGCCACCGCACGGCGGAGCGAGGCTCTCAGAGCCGGCCGGCCTCCACGCTCTCGCGCAGCTCGTACCACCATCCGGGGAGGATACCGCGCGCGGTCAGCATCCGCCGCAGCCCCTCCAGCGCGTCCAGCTTGCGGAGCCGCTCCTCCCCCGCCGGCGCGATGCCGTCCAGGAAGCGCGCCACGGCATCCGCCGAGGCGAACACGTCCTCCGCGGCGGAGGGCTCTGGCTCCACGCTCTCAGGCTCGCCCGGCACCGGCGACTCGCCGCGCCCCGTGCGGATCCAATCCGACGAGGCGCCGCACAGCTCGGCGATGCGCTCCATGGTGTAGGCGTGCGGCACCGCGCCCCCGGTCTCCCAGCGCGCGATGGAGCCGGAGTGCACCCCCAGCCTCTCCGCGAGCTGGAGGCGGTCCCATCCCTGGCGCTCGCGCAGCACCCGCAGCCGGTAGCCGACCGCGATGCGTTCTTTTTCGCTCATTCTGGGCTGCACATCCGGGCGGAACGGCCCCGGATTCGTGATAAACGTTGAGGTATGCTGGTGAATCGTGTGGAAAGTGAGAACGACGAATCGGCAGCGCAAGGGCAGAGCGCATCCGCGCATCCGCCCCGCGTCCCCGGAAACAGGAGGCAGTGCATGAACCGCGAGGGTTTCCCCAACGCTGGGCCGCGCAGGCCGGCACCGCGCCCCGCCGCGCCCGTTCCCCCGCCCACCCCGGACGGCGCCGACCGCCGGCTGCTGCGCGTGGCGGCGAGCTGCCCGCGCTGCGCCAGCCGCCCGGCGCTGCGCGTGACCCCCGCCGTGGTACACGCCCTGGAGGGCACCGACCCGGCCATCCGCGTGGGCACCTACCAGTGCCAGCGCCGCGGCTGCGGCGCGCTGTACGACCTGAGCGCGGAGGCGTTCCAGAAGGCGTCGTAGCATCGCGGCGGGCCTCGCCGTCCACCACGAGGCGCGGCCGCGCGTAAGGGACAGGAACACAGAGGCCGTCGAAAGGCCCCGCCCGGGGACAGCGCCCGGGTCCGGGGCCTTTTCGCCGGTGAGGCGCGGCGATGATCTTCGCCGGCAGCACCCCGATCGACACACGAATCCCGTGTCTCGGCAACCCTTTACGGGAGAGAAGAGCCATGCGCATGTCATACGAACCAGGAATCCAGATGCGCGATCTGCGCCTCCGGTTCCGCCGCGAGGAGGTGGTGGCATGAGCGTTACCGTGACCGTCACAAAGAAGCAGGGGAACACGATGGGAACGGTGATCGCGAGGGTCGGCGATCAGCAGAACGTGGTTCGCGACGTCTACTTCTACGTCCGGGTGCTCGACAACGGCTCCAGCGAGCTTGGGCCGTACCCGCCGGACATCGTCAGGCGGCCCCTGCCCGGTGTATACGAGAAGGACGTCGTTCTCGACCCAACGTTCGAGACGATCGTGCGGACGGTAGTATTCAAGGACGATGGCACAGAAGTGACGGGAATCGCCGAGCAGTCGTTCGGCATCCGCACCGCTGCGGCGGGCGGCACGGGTGAAGTGCGCGTGAAGGACGCGAACACGGGTCCCACGCCAGCCGAGACTCTCGCGATCGAGGGCGCGACGGTGACCGTATCCAACCGCGTCGCCACGTTCAACCTTGGCGGGGCGCTCGCGAGCTACTACACGAAGGCGGAGAGCGATGGGCGCTATCCACTCGCCGCGCATACCCACCCGTACCTGCCGCTCGCCGGAGGGGTGATGAGCGAGCGGCTCGAGGTAGAAAAGAACACGGTGGACCCGAACTTCCGAACCGGGCACCTGGAGCTGCGCACCACGAACGGCAGCGCGGTGGCGGTGGGCTTTCACCGCTCCCTGTTCAGCGCCGTCACCCTTCGGCACGGGGTGTTGGGCGCGCTGGACCTGGTCGACCACAACGGTGCGTGGGCGCAGTACCGGGGCAGCAGCTTCTGGGCGGCGGGCAATCGCTTCCATGGCGGCGACGGCGCCTTCATCGACCTCACCAACGGCGCCGCCCAGTTCCTCACCAGCGGCGGCTCCTCCCTCCAGGGCCGCTTCGGTGGCCTGCTCGTAAGCGATTCCTACGGCGACGCACCGAGCGTTCCCTCACTCGGGATCTACTCGAAGGGGGGCGCGCGGCTCGGGCCGTACATCGACGTGGGGGTGGGTGCATCCAGCTCGACGATCCGGCGGCCGGACGGCGCGGCCCTGTACCTCCAGGCCGGTGTGCCCGGGGCGGTCAACATCGGCGATCCGGCGTCCCTGTACAAGCTGAACGTGCAGGGGGACGTGTACGCGCAGGGCGGCTGGCTCCGGACGAACGGCATCCATGGTTGGTACAACCAGACGCATGGGGGCGGAATCAACATGGAGGATGCTACCTGGGTGCGGGTCTACAACGGCAAGAGCTTCCTGGTCCCCGGCAACTTCAAGACATATGGCGCCATCTACGGCAGCGGAGCCGCCGTGCGGCTCAGCTCCGACGATTCGTACTGGTACGCCACAACCGCGAGCGGAATGCAGTTCTACGGGATGGACGGAGGGCGGAAGGGCTTCGTCTACCACGATCCGAGCGGCTTCGGCCTTCTCCACGGCGGGGGCGCCTGGGCGGTGCGGACCTGGCCCGGAGGCACGATGCTGTACGGATCCTCCCTTACCGATGAAGGCGGGAACCAGCTTGCCGCCATCAAGACCGTCACCGCGGCGCCGGACGCGGGTACGGCTGCGCGTGTCGGAACCCTGTACGTCCTGGTCGCATGAGCGGGGTCTATGTGCAAACGGGGCCGGCCTACGCGGGACTCCTGCTCAGGGCATGGGTGCAGGGTGAGACGGGCGTACGTCCGGCAAGGCGCATCTATCGGTTGGTGTCGATCACAACGACCTATCCAAACGGTCTCGACAATCCGGTCCTGGTCTACAACTGGGTGACCGAGGGCGGTGACATGGAGCGGCCGTGGCACACACCCGACGTGCCCACGCTCACACTCAACCCGCCGGACGCTCTGACCTCCAACGAATCGCGGGTGACACTCCAGAGCTATCAGGACCACGGGGACAAGAGGGAATGGTCTCGAATCGTGGAGTACGTGAATGCGGAGACCGGCGACTCCCTGGAGGTGGTGAGCCTCGGCAGGCACGAGGTGGCGGAAATCCGCTCCTGGCCCGAGTCAGGGACGAAGATCAAGGCGCGCGCCCGCTTCCAGAGCAACGCCGGATCGGGGGAGTGGAGCGCTTTCAGTAACACCGTCACGACATTCGAGGTCGCGCCGTTCGATCCAGGACCCGGCCCGGGCGCGTAACGGGACACCCCTTCCACCTCCGTGTGCCCACGCGACCACCGGCACGCAGGCGACGCATGATCGCAGGGGGCCCAGGAACTCACACCAACACGGGCGATGAATACGATGGAGATGACGACCGAGGAGCTCGGCCAGGCGTCGCGCGCGCTGGCGGAGCTGATGAAGGAGAGCCGCCCCTTCCGCCTGGGGCTCGCGCTGCGGCGGGTGGCGCGGCAGATCGAGCCCGCCGTGCAGGATGCGGCGGAGCTGGAGCGCGGCATCGTGGAGCGCCACGCGCGCCGCGACGAGCAGGGCGAGCCCGTGCCGGGCCGCGACGCCTCGGGAGAGGTGCAGCAGGGTACGGTGGAGATCACCGATCCCGCGGCCTTCCAAGCGGAGCTGGAGGCGCTCCGCCGCACGCGCATCAAGGTGCAGGTGGACCCGCTCACCCCGGAGGACTTCCGCGATCCGGGGCCCGACGTGGCGCCCTGGGTGCTGCTGGCCCTGGGCGAGCTGATCGACGACCGAACCCCCGCGGCGCAGTCGTAGGCGCCGCACCGCCGCGGTCCCTTGTGGCCGCGGTCCACACACCCCGATGGAGGATGAGATGACGCTGGCAACGCAGACGCTGGAAGTGATCGGGATCCGCCGCAAGGACGCGGATACCGTGACGGTGGAGCTGGGCACCGTGCAGAGCGGCGGCCCCGAGGGCGGCCCCACGCCGATGCCCTTCGGCAGCCACATCATCGAGGTGGCCGAGGCGGACACGCCCGAGCTCGGCACCCCGGTGACGCTGACCTTCGCCCTCCAGGCGTAAGGCCCCCGCGCGGAGCTCTCCGCGCGCCCCCACAATCCGACATCGGCCGGCAAAGGCCTCCTCCCGGCACAGCGCCCGGGCCCGGGGCCCTTTTTTGTGCCCCCACCCGTCCAGATTACCCGGTACGCAACAGATGAAGAAGGCCCGTGGAGGCCCCCCCGGCACAGCGTCCGGGAGCGGGGCCTCCGCTGCTTCACGAACCCACATTCCAGAGGACACGAAACATGAAATCGATTCGCGCGCGCCTGGCCGCGCTCGCCGCCGGCTACCTGCTGGCGCTCCTCACCACCAGCGGCCTGGCCGAGATCAGCCCCGAGCTTTCCGCCGAGGTGCATGCCTGGGTGGAGCACGGCTTCGAGCTGCTCTTCCTGCTCGGCTACGCTGTCATCCACCCCTGGCTGCAGAAGCGGTGGAACCCCACCGGCGCCTACACCGGCGAGGCCGCACGCAGGCTGGAGCACGTGGCCGGAGTCCAGCCGTAGACGCCACGCGGCGCAAACCAGCACACAAGCCAAGAGGGGCCCCCACCCGGCAGAGCGCCGGGGCGCGGGGCCCTTTTCGCGGCACCGACCAACCGAGGACGACCCATGAAGCAGAGACAGAAGATGTTCACCCTGGCGGCCGCGCTCGCCACCGGAGGCGCGCTCGCCACGGGGCTGCTGGCCGGCGATCCCGCGCCGCCGCAGGTGAGCGTGGCGGAGGTCAACCCCGGCACCAGCGTGGAGCGCGACCTCTGCCTGAGCATCTCGCTCGCGCCCGGCGCCGCATCCGAGTGCGGCGACCTGCGCCTGGCCCACGCGCTGCCCGCCGTGCGCACCCTCAATCGCGCCCGCGCACCCGTGCTCCTGTACAACAGCCAGCACGCGAGCCCGCACCCCATCGTGGCCGCGCACGTCACGCTGCCCAGCGGCAAGGACGGCCTCTCGCGCGTGGTGGCGACCCTCAAGGTCAACGGCACCCCGCGCGGGCAGGGGGTGTGGAGGGGGAGTGCCTGGCCGGACGTCACCGGCCCCGTGCGCATCGCGGTGGGCTACGACGCCGCCAGCGACTCCACCGGCCCGTACCGCTACACCCTGGAGGTGCGCGCCCACTACGGCGAGACCCTGCTCGCCGACACCGCCCGCGGAGAGCTGGTGGTGGTCAACCGCCGCGAGAGCGCGTTCGGCGCCGGGTGGTGGCTGGCGGGGCTGGAGCGGCTGGTGATGGACCCCTTCGGCAAGCCCGTGCTCTGGGTGGGCGGCGACGGCAGCACGCGCCGCTACACCAACGCCGGCGGCGGAGACGTGTGGGGGGCGCCATCGCTGGACCGCCCCGACAGCATCAAGCGTGAAGGCGAGAGGTGGGTGCGCATCCTGAGTGGCGGCGTCAAGGTGGAGTTCGATCCCACTGGGCGCCACATCGCCACCGTGAATCGCCTGCAGCACCGCACCGAGTTTCGCTACGACTCCGCGGGGCGCGTGGACACCGTGAGCATTCCTCGCTCGGAGCGCGGCTTCTCCTTCCAGTACGCCGTGGACGGGAAGCTGGAGAGCATGGAGTCGCCGGGCGCGGGGAGCGCGCGGCAGATCACGCACCTGCACCGCACGGGAGCGCGTGTGGACTCCATCCGTGATCCGGACGGCTCACGCATCCGCTTCGCCTACGCGGACGCCGCGCGTGCACTGGTGCCCACCTCTCGCGCGAACCCGGCTGGCGTGGCGACCTACTTCCGCTTCGATCATGCGGGACTGATCGCGGGGGCGCGGCTCGACCCGAACACCACCGACAGCATCGTGATGCGCCTGCGGGCCGTGGAAGGGCTGGGGCTCGCCAGCGCGTCGGGAACGGGTGCGATGGACACGGCGCGCGCGTACGCCCTCATCGACGGCCCGCGCACCGACGTGGGCGACAGCACCCGCCTATGGCTGAACCGCTGGGGCGCCCCGCGCCGCGTGGTGAACCCCCTCGGCCAGCAAGCCGTGCTGACGTACGGCGACGCCCGCTACCCCGTGCTCGTGACGGAAAGCCGGTCGCCCGGCGGGCTCGTATCACGTGCGTGGTACGACGCGCGTGGGCGTGTGGACTCCAGCACCGTGCTCTCGCCGTATGGTGACGGTCGCAACGCCACCACGCGCTACGCATGGGACGCGAAGTGGGACGTGGTGATCCGGACGGAGAGCCCCGAGGGCGTGCTGGCCAGCTTCGGCTACGACTCCATATCGGGTGACCTGATGTGGCAGCAGACGGGGGCCGATGCGTCGCAGGTCGATTCGACCCGGGTGGCGTACGGCTACGACCCCGTCACGCGCCTTGCCGCATCCGTTGCCGAAGCGGGCGCCACGCAGCCCTCCCGCTACGAGTACGACGGCCGTGGCAACCTGAGCGCGGTGGTGAGCCCGCTCGGATTCCGCACTGAATACCACTCCGACGCGCTCGGGCGCGACACGCTCGTCCTCACGCCCACCGACGCCGCCCAGACGCCCGGCCTGCGGGTGGCCACGCGCACCTGGTACGACGCCTCCGGCCGCGACTCGCTGACCCGCACCTACGGCCCTTCCCTCGGCGACCGCTACACCGGTGCGCGTACCCTCTGGGTGGAGACGCTGTACACCGAGGGGGGTCAGGTGCGGACCGTACGCCGCTGGGGCGTGCCGCAGCTCTCGCCCGACCACCCGACCCAGTTCATCCGCCGCTTCGAGTACGACGCCGCCGGGCGGGACACCGCCGAGTTCAATGAGGCGAATCACGCGGAGAAACGCCGCTACGATGCTGCCGGCAACGTGGTCTCGGTGCAGACCCGGCGCGGCCCCGTCGTCAGCATGCGCTACGACGTGCTGAATCGCCTCGTCCGCCGATCGACCGAGGCGCTGGAGAACCCTGAAATCGGTACCAGCGGGCACATGGCGGCGAGCTACCCGGCCTTCACCGACGGCTACCCGATCCCGGTGGAGGTGGACACGCTCGCGTACGACTCGATCGGCAACCTGGTGATGGCGGACAACCCGTATGCAAAGATCCGCCGCGGCTACCACCGGAACGGCAGCATCGCGTGGGACTCCACGTACCTGCGAAGCTGGGACGGCTCTCCCGGCGATCCGGCCTCCTTCGCGGCGCACGCGTATGGAATCGGCTACGGCTACGACCTGGACGGCCGCCGCAGCTGGCTGGAGTACCCCGCCAACCTCGCGCCCGGCGCGGAGAGTGGTGCTCCCAAGACGCGCGCGACCTACGAGTACACGCCCCGCACGGGGGCACTGGCGGCGGTCGTCAACGTGTTCGGCCACCGCCACGCCTTCCACTTCGACCGGGCCGCGAGGCTGCGCACCGCAATACCGGCCGACGGCAGCCGGGAGGTCTTCACCTACGACGCGGACGGACGTCTGCGGAGCCGCACCCACGCCTCCGCGGGCGGTTCGGTGTTCCGCAACGACACCATGCGCTATGACGCGCGCGCCAAACTACTCAGCGTGTGGATGCCGGGTGGCGGTCCGTCGTTCCGGTACGATGCGCTCGGCACGCTCGTGGAGGAGAAGCCGATCTACGAGACATCGAGCGACAAGTCGATGCGGAAGTACATCGTCGACGCGCTCGGGAACCGGGTGAAGGGATTCAACAAGTTCCAGGACTCGCTGAAATACGGGCTGGAGCAGAACGGCCGCGCCACGGGTTGGCACCATCCGTTCTACCCTGACAGCGGCACCGGCGAGTACATGGACGAGTCGGACACCTTCGCCGACGCGAACGGGAGCGAGTTCTGGACGGAGAGCGTCTCGGGCGGGCCGAACCAGTTCAACATCGAGCAGGCGATGTCGTTCTACGACGGGCGCGACAAGCTCCGCGCCGTGGATCGCCGCGCCTGCCCCTGGGTCGCGGATACCAAAGCCGTGGGAACGCCGCCGGACGATTACGAGCCGGGCTGGGCCGCGTACGAGCGCGTGCTCGGCAAGTGTGACCCGCAGGTGGTACTCGCACCCGAACGGTACGGCGGCCTGGAGGAGTACCGCTACGATGCGCTGGGCCGCCGCATTGCGGTGCGATTCCGTCCCGAAGCCGCATGCGCCGCCTGCGCGACTCTGAAGATGCAGCACCTCACGCGCTACGTGTGGGACGGCGACCAGGTGCTCTACGAGGTGCGCAGCCCCGACGAGAGCGACCACCCGCAAGACTCGCCCAGCACCGCTGCGTACGGCCGGGTCGGTTACACGCACGGCGGGGTGATCGACGCGCCGCTCGACCTGATCCGCATCGGACATGCGGGCGACACCGCGACCGTCGTCGTGCCGCATCGGACCGCGCTGGGCCAGCACGACCGCGGAGCGCGCATCGCCGGCCCCGACGTAGCGATCAACTGGCCCGGCGCCCAGTGGAACGCCTTCCGCAAGCCGATGGACCCTTACCCCAAGCCGGGCGGGTGGGCCGGAAGCCTGATCACGGGTGCCGCGGACCAGTCCGGTCTGCAGTACATGCGCAATCGCTACTACGATGCGCGCACCGGCCAGTTCACGCAGCAGGACCCCATCGGTTTGGCCGGAGGGCTCAACACCTACGGCTTTGCCAATGGTGACCCAGTCACATATAGTGATCCTTACGGCTTGCTGGGCGATACGATCCCTCGTGGCTTCAAACCCACTCCCACGAATCCGCGTCCTGGGGTATTCCGCCCAGGCAATGGGGGCGGTATTGAGCCTGCGTCCTGGTATCAGGATCCGTTGAGCGCAGCGGAGGTCATCGTCACTGCTGGAGCTGGACCGGCTGCCCAGGGAAGCAAGTACGCAATTTCGCGCCAGGCGTCCCGGTACGCAGCCCGCCAGGCAGCCAAACAGGCGGGACGTGCCACGCCAACTGCGATTGAGGCGGCTAGTTCACCCGGACTCCTCTCGCGGGGGATGAGCACTGCCCGGCAATCCGGGCCGCAGTTTGTCAGAGGCTTCGGCGAAGGATTCGTGGATGCTGCTTCTCAGGGCGGCTACACGCCAGTAGACCTTCGCGATCCGGCTCCATTGCGCTGGGGCAAGATCACTGGCCAGGCGGCATACCAGTTCTTCGACAGGGTCAAAGAGAGATTCTAGGGAGCACCAGTTCGCACCATATCGGCACAGGAACATTTACACCTGATCGAAGGGTTCGCTCACCCACACGCGTAGCTGCTATGAACTGGGTCCTGATCATTTTGGCTGGGCTGCTCGGACTGAGTGGGCTGGGAGTGCTCGCCGCGTGGATGATGATTCCACGTCGCATTCCGATCACCTCCGCAGCGACCCTCCACCCCGTGTTGGAGGAGCTACTTTCTACCCCCGATCCGCGGGGCCACATTTTCGTTCGCGTGGAGCGTGGTCCCGAGTCGCTGCAGTTTCACCGACGTGAGACAGAACGGGCAGGTGCGCGCGTATATTTGGAGTACCCTGTCGCAGCCTGGTCCGAGCCTTACCGCGATACTGTGCGCATGTGCGCCTTCCAAACGGGATGCTCTGTTTCTTTGCGGAGCGGCGACCGACCGGCTACTGTTGTGGACTGTGGAACCGACATGGCTCGCGCAAGTGAGTTCGCTTGGCGACTGCTCATCGAGGCATACGATGTAGGAGCGGGGAAAGCGGTTCTGGCGTACCTTCTGTATCGAGCTTAGGAAAGAACCACAGGACATTACAGCGGAAACATTGGGGCTGTCGATCAACGCACGGGGAGCTTGGCCGGATGGCTGGGCTCCCCGACTACTATGGTTGACACACCACCCGTTTTGCGGATTGGAGGAGCACCGCTACAGGCGCTGGGGCCGCCGCATCGAGGTACGCTTCCGCCCCGACCCGCGTGCACCGCCTGCGCGACTCTGAAGATGCAGCACCTCACGCGCTACGTGTGGGATGGCGACCAGGTGCTCTACGAGGTCCGCAGCCCGGACGAAAGCGATCACCCAACGGACAGTCCATCCTCCGCCGCATACGGCCGGGCCGGCTACACGCACGGCGGGGTGATCGATGCGCCGCTCGACCTGATCCGCATGGGGCACGCCGGCGACACCGCGACCGTCGTCGTGCCGCATCGGACCGCGCTGGGCCGGCACGACCGCGGAGCGCGCATCGCCGGCCCCGACGTGGCGATCAACTGGCCCGGCGCACACTGGAACGCCTTCCGCAAGCCGATGGACCCTTCCCCCAAGCCAGGAGGGTGGGCCGGGAGCCTCATCACCGGGTCTGCGGACCAGTCGGGTCTGCAGTACATGCGCAACCGCTACTATGACCCGCGCACCGGGCAGTTCACGCAGCAGGACCCCATCGGCCTGGCCGGAGGGCTGAACACCTACGGCTTTGCCGATGGCGATCCGGTCACCACTCCACACCATGCCGCCACTCAGGCACAACGGCGTGCCGGTGGGGGCACTTATGGCGCAGAGCGGAGGATCGGGTACCGTGCTCTGCGAACCGCTGGGTTGAGCGCCGACGAGGCTCGCGCCAATATCGTCCGGGCCGATCACTACTTCAATTCGCTCGGCGTCCAGACATCGACACCAACCCGCATCCCAGGCAATCGCCCCCGATGAGTAAAACGGCCATTCAAAGAACAGTCGAAGTGCTAGTCGGCCTGCTCGCGAGTGAGAACTACGCCGAGATTGAGTCGATGACGGCCGGCACCCGGATGAGCAAGCAAGATATTGCCGGTTCCGTCGCGGAGTACGGACGCACTATTGTCGTTCCTCCAACTACGGCTTACGAACAGCTCGATAGCATTGAGGTCACCGCCGCGTCGTCACGCACCTGGTCAGTGACCATGCCGCTCTGGACCGTGGAGGAGGGTAGATCCGACCTAACCATGGAATTGACGCTAGTCGAGCAGTCCGATGGTACACTGAAGGTGGAGTTGGACAACCTCCACGTACTGTGAGAGGAAGTTATCGAGCTTTCTTCCATGCTGCGGCATTGGAGGTAAACAACGTAATGCGGGAGCCGCAACGGTGAACCCGAGTGTCTGAATTGGCAGCGGCGCCAACACCGGATTGGGGCCCACCGACCTCGGAGTACCCGTGTTAGCTTGCGATAATATCGACGGACAGTGACTCGCAAGTCACTCTTAAGCACGCACGGCACGGGGACGTAGGCGAGGGCACGTGCAGCGCTCCAGGCTCGCTGACGCCACGGAGGGGCAAAGGCCTCCTCCCGGCACAGCGCCCGGGACCGGGGCCCTTCTTTGTGCCCCCACCCGCCCGGATCACCCGGATCGCACGCAGCCGCGTGCATCAAAAGTTAAATAAGGCCCGCGGAGGCCCCGCCCGGCACAGCGCCCGGGTAGCGGGCCTCCGCCGCTTCACGAACCCACATTCCGGAGGACACGAAACATGAAATCGATTCGCGCGCGCCTGGCCGCGCTCGCCGCCGGCTACCTGCTGGCGCTCCTCTCCACCAGCGGCCTGGACGAGATCAGCCCCGAACTCTCCGCGCAGCTGCACGCCTGGATGGAGCACGGCTTCGAGCTGCTCTTCCTGCTCGGCTACGCCGTCAGAAGCGGTGGAACCCCACCGGCGCCTACACCGGCGAGGCCGCACGCAGGCTGGAGCACGTGGCCGGAGTCCAGCCGTAGGCATCACCTGGCGTAGTCAGCACACAATCCAAGAAGGGCCCCCACCCGGCAGA is part of the Longimicrobium sp. genome and harbors:
- the pilV gene encoding shufflon system plasmid conjugative transfer pilus tip adhesin PilV — translated: MSVTVTVTKKQGNTMGTVIARVGDQQNVVRDVYFYVRVLDNGSSELGPYPPDIVRRPLPGVYEKDVVLDPTFETIVRTVVFKDDGTEVTGIAEQSFGIRTAAAGGTGEVRVKDANTGPTPAETLAIEGATVTVSNRVATFNLGGALASYYTKAESDGRYPLAAHTHPYLPLAGGVMSERLEVEKNTVDPNFRTGHLELRTTNGSAVAVGFHRSLFSAVTLRHGVLGALDLVDHNGAWAQYRGSSFWAAGNRFHGGDGAFIDLTNGAAQFLTSGGSSLQGRFGGLLVSDSYGDAPSVPSLGIYSKGGARLGPYIDVGVGASSSTIRRPDGAALYLQAGVPGAVNIGDPASLYKLNVQGDVYAQGGWLRTNGIHGWYNQTHGGGINMEDATWVRVYNGKSFLVPGNFKTYGAIYGSGAAVRLSSDDSYWYATTASGMQFYGMDGGRKGFVYHDPSGFGLLHGGGAWAVRTWPGGTMLYGSSLTDEGGNQLAAIKTVTAAPDAGTAARVGTLYVLVA
- a CDS encoding helix-turn-helix transcriptional regulator; its protein translation is MSEKERIAVGYRLRVLRERQGWDRLQLAERLGVHSGSIARWETGGAVPHAYTMERIAELCGASSDWIRTGRGESPVPGEPESVEPEPSAAEDVFASADAVARFLDGIAPAGEERLRKLDALEGLRRMLTARGILPGWWYELRESVEAGRL
- a CDS encoding peptidoglycan recognition family protein — protein: MPPPFRSLGSAGFADLLGRFVFTRRIDTVHLHHTWRPNHAEYRGHDTIVGMWRYHTRENGWSDIAQHLSIAPDGTLWLGRDWNAAPASAAGHNGSARAGPFMIEMIGNFDVGRDRLQGAQRAAMMDVIARVQRRFGLPAEALRFHSQMSGKTCPGSSLSRAQVVAEVATRHVALGPAAPPDADDAHGRRPPPLARGGAGRRDGRW
- a CDS encoding RHS repeat-associated core domain-containing protein gives rise to the protein MKQRQKMFTLAAALATGGALATGLLAGDPAPPQVSVAEVNPGTSVERDLCLSISLAPGAASECGDLRLAHALPAVRTLNRARAPVLLYNSQHASPHPIVAAHVTLPSGKDGLSRVVATLKVNGTPRGQGVWRGSAWPDVTGPVRIAVGYDAASDSTGPYRYTLEVRAHYGETLLADTARGELVVVNRRESAFGAGWWLAGLERLVMDPFGKPVLWVGGDGSTRRYTNAGGGDVWGAPSLDRPDSIKREGERWVRILSGGVKVEFDPTGRHIATVNRLQHRTEFRYDSAGRVDTVSIPRSERGFSFQYAVDGKLESMESPGAGSARQITHLHRTGARVDSIRDPDGSRIRFAYADAARALVPTSRANPAGVATYFRFDHAGLIAGARLDPNTTDSIVMRLRAVEGLGLASASGTGAMDTARAYALIDGPRTDVGDSTRLWLNRWGAPRRVVNPLGQQAVLTYGDARYPVLVTESRSPGGLVSRAWYDARGRVDSSTVLSPYGDGRNATTRYAWDAKWDVVIRTESPEGVLASFGYDSISGDLMWQQTGADASQVDSTRVAYGYDPVTRLAASVAEAGATQPSRYEYDGRGNLSAVVSPLGFRTEYHSDALGRDTLVLTPTDAAQTPGLRVATRTWYDASGRDSLTRTYGPSLGDRYTGARTLWVETLYTEGGQVRTVRRWGVPQLSPDHPTQFIRRFEYDAAGRDTAEFNEANHAEKRRYDAAGNVVSVQTRRGPVVSMRYDVLNRLVRRSTEALENPEIGTSGHMAASYPAFTDGYPIPVEVDTLAYDSIGNLVMADNPYAKIRRGYHRNGSIAWDSTYLRSWDGSPGDPASFAAHAYGIGYGYDLDGRRSWLEYPANLAPGAESGAPKTRATYEYTPRTGALAAVVNVFGHRHAFHFDRAARLRTAIPADGSREVFTYDADGRLRSRTHASAGGSVFRNDTMRYDARAKLLSVWMPGGGPSFRYDALGTLVEEKPIYETSSDKSMRKYIVDALGNRVKGFNKFQDSLKYGLEQNGRATGWHHPFYPDSGTGEYMDESDTFADANGSEFWTESVSGGPNQFNIEQAMSFYDGRDKLRAVDRRACPWVADTKAVGTPPDDYEPGWAAYERVLGKCDPQVVLAPERYGGLEEYRYDALGRRIAVRFRPEAACAACATLKMQHLTRYVWDGDQVLYEVRSPDESDHPQDSPSTAAYGRVGYTHGGVIDAPLDLIRIGHAGDTATVVVPHRTALGQHDRGARIAGPDVAINWPGAQWNAFRKPMDPYPKPGGWAGSLITGAADQSGLQYMRNRYYDARTGQFTQQDPIGLAGGLNTYGFANGDPVTYSDPYGLLGDTIPRGFKPTPTNPRPGVFRPGNGGGIEPASWYQDPLSAAEVIVTAGAGPAAQGSKYAISRQASRYAARQAAKQAGRATPTAIEAASSPGLLSRGMSTARQSGPQFVRGFGEGFVDAASQGGYTPVDLRDPAPLRWGKITGQAAYQFFDRVKERF